A genome region from Fervidobacterium changbaicum includes the following:
- a CDS encoding IS110 family transposase has translation MDNFPVFVGIDVSKDKFNVCAISNPSSIIFESSFDMSQQGFSSFANKLSAFPKQSIIIAMESTGCYHLNLLAFLSSNDFACAVFNPLTVKNFASLRKTKTDKIDARIIATALFYLQHQIPSSAFVNSELRDIVRARENIIHRIAKVKGNIEKLLNVLFPELERVTNIYSDTILNLLSHFPSAKAIQKARNLDVFFSKDRGRSTKLNAQKLKELANNSIAQYWPMKEKILVQNIKELQFLQQQLEEYDKMMKEYCECSAINLDIEILTSIPGIGENSAMHFLAEVGDISRFSTYKKLIAYCGLDPSIAQSGKSKVEGHISKRGNAHLRRILWLMAVSVVIHNEYFRTYYERKRQQGIPYKKAIMSVVHKLLRTLYAMLRKKEKFNIDYAISHSKQKFNFA, from the coding sequence ATGGATAACTTCCCTGTTTTCGTCGGCATCGATGTTTCCAAGGATAAGTTCAACGTCTGCGCTATCTCTAATCCCAGTTCCATCATCTTCGAATCTTCTTTCGATATGTCCCAGCAAGGCTTTTCCTCCTTCGCAAACAAACTCTCTGCCTTCCCAAAACAATCCATCATCATCGCTATGGAATCTACTGGCTGTTATCATCTCAACCTTCTGGCTTTCCTTTCTTCCAACGACTTTGCTTGCGCTGTTTTTAATCCTCTAACTGTTAAAAACTTTGCTTCTCTTCGAAAGACCAAAACCGACAAAATCGATGCTCGCATTATCGCTACTGCTTTGTTTTACCTACAACATCAAATTCCTTCTTCTGCTTTTGTCAACTCTGAGCTTCGTGATATTGTCAGAGCACGCGAAAACATTATCCACCGCATCGCAAAAGTTAAAGGCAATATCGAAAAACTGCTCAACGTTCTTTTCCCTGAACTCGAAAGAGTTACCAATATCTACAGTGACACTATCCTCAATCTTCTTTCTCATTTCCCTTCTGCCAAGGCTATTCAAAAGGCTCGTAATCTGGATGTGTTCTTTTCCAAAGACCGTGGCAGAAGTACAAAACTTAATGCTCAAAAACTTAAAGAACTCGCTAATAACTCGATTGCTCAATATTGGCCGATGAAAGAAAAGATTCTTGTGCAAAATATCAAAGAACTACAATTTTTACAGCAACAGCTTGAAGAATACGACAAGATGATGAAAGAATATTGCGAATGTAGTGCGATAAACCTTGATATCGAGATACTCACGTCAATACCAGGTATTGGTGAAAACAGCGCGATGCATTTCTTGGCAGAAGTTGGAGATATCTCAAGATTTAGTACATACAAAAAACTCATTGCGTATTGTGGACTCGATCCAAGCATTGCCCAATCAGGCAAAAGCAAAGTAGAAGGACACATATCGAAAAGGGGCAATGCCCACCTAAGACGAATACTATGGCTAATGGCAGTGAGTGTAGTGATTCACAACGAATATTTCCGAACATACTATGAACGAAAAAGGCAGCAAGGTATACCGTACAAAAAAGCGATAATGTCAGTAGTACACAAGTTATTGCGAACGTTGTACGCAATGTTGAGAAAGAAAGAGAAGTTCAATATTGATTATGCTATCTCACACTCAAAACAAAAATTTAATTTTGCATAG